The DNA region GGAGATCGTGGCGGCGATCGAGGCCGGCCTCGACGTGGCGAGCGGCCTGCACGTCAAGCTCGGGACGGTCCCGGCTATCGCGGAGGCCGCCGCCCGCCGCGGCCGCCAGCTCCACGACGTCCGCCACACCGACGAGCGCTTCCCCACCGGCAAGGGCACGAAGCGGACGGGGCGGCGCCTGCTCACCGTCGGCACCGACTGCTCGGTTGGCAAGAAGTACACCGTGCTGGCCCTGGAGCGCGGCATGCGCGAGCGCGGCCTCGACGCCGATTTCCGCGCCACAGGCCAGACCGGCGTGTTCATCTCCGGCCGGGGCGTCGCCATCGACGCCGTCGTGGCCGACTTCATCTCCGGCGCCGTCGAGACGATCTCGCCCGAGGCCGCCCCGAACCACTGGGACCTGATCGAGGGCCAGGGTTCGCTCTACCACCCGTCCTTCGCGGGCGTGAGCCTCGGCCTGCTGCACGGCGCGCAGGCCGACGCCTTCGTGGTCTGCCACGAGCCGACCCGCACCAACATGCGCGGCGTGAAGCACCCCCTGCCGACTATCCGGCAGGTGATCGACCTGACCGTGCAGCTCGGCAGCCTGACCAACCCGGCGATCAAGCCGGTGGGCATCGCGGTGAACACCCAGGCGCTCGCCGAGGGCGAGGCCCGGGCGCTCCTGGACAAGCTCGGGACCGAGCACGGCCTGCCCGCCACCGACCCGGTGCGCTTCGGCGTCGACGGGCTGGTCGACCGGATCGTCGCCGACTTCCCGGCGATCTGATGCCGCTCTCATCTGCGGGCTCTGACGCCGTCCTTGCGAGCGGGGCGAAGCGATCCAGCAGCGCCACGCCGACCGGCCGCGCTGCCCTGGGTCACTTCGCTGCGCTCGTGATGACGGGTGGCATCGATCGCAGGCTTCAACCGGAGACCGTCTGACATGTCCCGCCGCCTGACCCTCGCCGTCGAGCGCTTTCCCATCGCCGGCGCCTTCACCATCTCGCGCGGCAGCCGCACCGAGATCGCCGTCGTGGTGGCGACGATCGCGGACGGCGACACGGTCGGGCGCGGCGAGTGCGTGCCCTATCCGCGCTACGGCGAGAGCGTCGAGAGCGTCAGCGCCCTGATCGCGGGTCAGGCGGAGGCGATCGCGGCCGGGATCGGGCGGGACGCGCTCACGACCCGCATGAAGGCGGGCGCCGCGCGCAACGCCCTCGAC from Methylobacterium sp. NMS14P includes:
- the dgcN gene encoding N-acetyltransferase DgcN is translated as MQIATPYLMFLGDVPDTLAAKTAYGIKDWRPEWCVGQMRLPGCAADLGIPDMTLPEALAKGCRTLVIGVVNAGGVLPDHWVKEIVAAIEAGLDVASGLHVKLGTVPAIAEAAARRGRQLHDVRHTDERFPTGKGTKRTGRRLLTVGTDCSVGKKYTVLALERGMRERGLDADFRATGQTGVFISGRGVAIDAVVADFISGAVETISPEAAPNHWDLIEGQGSLYHPSFAGVSLGLLHGAQADAFVVCHEPTRTNMRGVKHPLPTIRQVIDLTVQLGSLTNPAIKPVGIAVNTQALAEGEARALLDKLGTEHGLPATDPVRFGVDGLVDRIVADFPAI